Proteins co-encoded in one Aspergillus flavus chromosome 2, complete sequence genomic window:
- a CDS encoding M protein repeat protein, with translation MASTEEPVPVAAPVEVDSENAPPATPIESTVMSGSEGPLTSPDVSKDKENTKASPVKSRPTSTTATKPPGTTTKRPSSMSGPPKTTSTTRASVNGSTLSKPPTRPATTSTVRKPLSSSTTASHRSRASISSSADEKSRGAVSSSDEKRGISGTAKRMSLVGTPTTRAPRPSSIHDRRSSIASTTTAEKRSSVSSVSRTSTASARTATKPTTTSTARPSSSSTSATRTVTRPSTATRPTSTATKRLSTVTKTSEEDAEKLNALQSKLSESETTVTGLKAELDAVNEKLAQLSVSQTEDSSKDQEEALKALREQHAAELERLAADHAEQLQALRVQLEEAEATRKELEEKSLKDLDEAAKSASAQGDDQTAAALEELKASHQAQLEALEKELAEQKASTAAYAEQIESLKAELESQKANLETVTKGLQEEKALALDRLERELNGRDQVIANLNIEMDKLNQAKEQGVRAAEESAKQAVSTLEEQVASLTAKLAEAESAAKGNEETPEVVTEKVQEIAELKEAMKKMEAEFLEARESAANARDEKIKELEAAHEAAVAKLKAEHDEALASASTSHAQELAVAKEAAESAGTTHSQQLQELRDALEAAEAAAKKGREEAASELSAAHQAELQALQQKLEAAEQALSEARQAAEEGANSAHAVAVQEIDELKEKVGALESQLSTEQDAIKSLHDEVHSKRQEAEALKQSLLEFESKTKAKDAEQESQLRALEEKAAAAEKALEEHLKEASANADKHSQALEKTAVAEKALEEHLKEAAATADKHSQALEELKAQHAAELEKAKADAAGSHGEALNEVQAKLDALASTNRELETSHAQKIETLEAELKATLERHAGELASHTDAHEKELADIQKEYSETKAQLHAELEALRESKAAETEAEHSKAIEELLTVHEEKLSSVRADLESSNKAKVEELQKSHEAALAEVHEQLSHAQAAAQDSSVLDALKATIADMEKKLSAAEQSVTESKEIASKQGAELSRIEAEKNEWEQKHQAVSSRAKELEELVAASASSKSEAETVQQQLSASLEELSQVRSKQEAIHIELDELRTQNRAMEEKLMQGERDLNDQIDKNMSLLNQLGEVDSAISSSRKRIRELEAEVAALKAEGKGAGLESSRWAAEGEKAPGGGNAGPAATEGEDLGSSIEGTIASIQEQLKHIRTANDDWYDEHQRLIRELASVSQRATPDRSPAMTPQPERSSSSSDDNQAGEGASR, from the exons ATGGCTTCTACTGAGGAACCTGTCCCGGTTGCCGCGCCCGTCGAGGTTGACTCCGAAAATGCACCCCCCGCGACCCCAATTGAGTCGACCGTCATGTCCGGTAGCGAGGGACCGCTGACCAGCCCGGACGTCTCCAAGGACAAAGAGAATACCAAGGCCTCGCCGGTCAAGAGCCGCCCAACATCGACTACCGCCACCAAGCCGCCGGGGACAACTACAAAACGGCCCAGCTCCATGTCCGGCCCCCCGAAGACCACGTCTACCACGCGTGCGTCGGTGAATGGCAGCACCTTGAGCAAGCCTCCTACCCGCCCGGCTACTACATCAACCGTTCGGAAGCCCCTGAGCTCGTCCACAACGGCCTCGCACCGATCTCGTGCCTCGATCAGTAGCTCCGCCGATGAGAAATCCCGAGGCGCTGTGAGCTCTTCCGATGAGAAGAGGGGGATCTCTGGTACGGCGAAGCGGATGTCTCTAGTCGGGACCCCGACCACCCGGGCCCCCAGGCCGAGCTCCATTCATGATCGGCGGTCGAGCATTGCAAGCACCACCACTGCCGAGAAGAGGAGCTCTGTGTCCTCAGTATCGCGTACCAGCACCGCTTCGGCGAGGACCGCGACGAAGCCTACGACTACGTCGACTGCTCGCCCTTCGAGTTCTTCGACGAGTGCTACGCGGACCGTCACTCGGCCCTCGACGGCGACCCGGCCCACATCGACTGCTACCAAGAGGTTGAGCACAGTGACCAAGACTTCGGAAGAGGATGCGGAAAAATTGAATGCTCTTCAGAGTAAGCTGTCCGAAAGTGAGACGACCGTGACAGGCTTGAAAGCGGAGCTAGACGCCGTGAATGAGAAGCTGGCCCAGCTTTCAGTGTCTCAGACGGAGGACAGCTCCAAGGACCAGGAAGAGGCCCTCAAGGCCCTTCGAGAACAGCACGCAGCCGAGCTCGAACGACTGGCCGCAGACCATGCGGAGCAATTGCAAGCCTTGCGGGTCCAGCTGGAAGAGGCCGAGGCGACGCGGAAAGAGTTGGAAGAGAAGTCTCTAAAGGATCTGGATGAAGCCGCCAAATCCGCCTCTGCCCAGGGAGACGACCAGACTGCTGCAGCcttggaggagctgaaggcgTCCCATCAAGCGCAACTGGAGGCCCTGGAGAAGGAACTCGCGGAACAGAAAGCCTCTACCGCTGCATATGCCGAGCAGATCGAATCTCTGAAGGCGGAATTGGAATCGCAGAAAGCCAACCTGGAAACGGTCACCAAAGGATTacaggaggagaaggcctTGGCCCTGGATAGGCTCGAACGGGAACTGAACGGCCGTGATCAAGTGATCGCCAATCTGAACATCGAGATGGATAAGTTAAATCAAGCCAAGGAGCAAGGAGTTCGCGCGGCGGAGGAGTCTGCCAAACAGGCGGTTTCCACCCTCGAGGAACAGGTTGCTTCTCTGACCGCCAAGCTGGCCGAGGCAGAGTCAGCTGCGAAGGGTAATGAGGAGACACCTGAAGTTGTCACTGAAAAGGTCCAGGAAATCGCAGAGCTGAAGGAggctatgaagaagatggaggccGAATTCCTGGAGGCACGCGAGTCCGCCGCGAATGCGCGGGATGAGAAGATCAAGGAATTGGAAGCGGCTCATGAGGCTGCTGTCGCGAAGCTCAAGGCGGAGCATGATGAAGCCCTGGCCTCCGCATCCACGAGCCATGCCCAGGAACTCGCGGTTGCCAAGGAAGCCGCCGAATCGGCCGGTACCACTCATTCCCAACAGCTCCAGGAACTCCGGGATGCACTGGAGGCCGCCGAAGCCGCGGCAAAGAAGGGTCGGGAAGAGGCTGCCAGCGAATTGTCTGCCGCTCACCAGGCCGAGCTGCAAGCCCTCCAGCAAAAACTGGAAGCGGCAGAACAGGCTCTCAGCGAAGCACGACAAGCCGCGGAGGAGGGTGCCAACTCGGCCCATGCGGTTGCGGTCCAAGAAATTGATGAACTGAAAGAGAAGGTTGGCGCGTTAGAGTCCCAGTTATCGACCGAACAGGACGCAATCAAATCTCTTCATGATGAGGTTCACAGCAAACGGCAAGAGGCCGAGGCGCTGAAGCAAAGCCTCCTTGAATTCGAGAGTAAGACCAAGGCTAAGGATGCCGAGCAGGAAAGCCAGCTGAGAGCGCTCGAGGAGAAGGCCGCCGCAGCTGAGAAAGCCCTTGAGGAGCACCTGAAGGAAGCTTCTGCCAATGCCGACAAGCACTCCCAGGCTCTTGAGAAGACCGCTGTGGCCGAGAAGGCACTGGAGGAGCACCTTAAGGAGGCGGCTGCTACTGCCGACAAGCACTCCCAGGCCCTCGAAGAGTTGAAGGCGCAACACGCTGCCgagctggagaaggccaaggccgaCGCCGCTGGATCCCATGGCGAGGCTCTTAACGAAGTCCAGGCCAAGCTCGATGCACTAGCATCTACCAACCGCGAGCTGGAGACTAGCCACGCGCAGAAAATCGAGACTCTTGAGGCGGAGCTCAAGGCCACCCTTGAACGCCATGCCGGCGAGCTGGCCTCCCACACCGATGCTCATGAAAAGGAACTGGCTGATATCCAGAAGGAGTACAGTGAGACCAAGGCTCAGTTGCATGCCGAGCTGGAAGCTCTTCGGGAGTCCAAGGCTGCCGAGACTGAGGCCGAGCACAGTAAGGCAATTGAAGAACTCCTTACTGTCCACGAAGAGAAGCTCTCTAGCGTCCGAGCTGATCTGGAATCCTCCAACAAGGCTAAGGTTGAGGAGCTTCAGAAGTCACACGAGGCGGCTCTCGCGGAAGTTCATGAGCAGCTTTCTCACGCGCAGGCAGCTGCCCAGGATAGCTCTGTCTTGGACGCCTTGAAGGCCACCATTGCGgacatggagaagaagctgtcTGCTGCTGAGCAATCCGTTACGGAATCGAAGGAGATCGCCAGCAAGCAGGGTGCTGAGCTTTCCAGGATCGAGGCCGAGAAGAATGAGTGGGAGCAGAAGCACCAGGCCGTGAGCAGCCGGGCGAAGGAGCTCGAAGAGTTGGTGGCGGCTTCTGCCAGCTCCAAGTCGGAAGCCGAGACGGTACAGCAGCAGCTGTCTGCGTCCCTGGAGGAGCTGTCGCAGGTCAGAAGCAAGCAGGAAGCCATCCACATTGAACTCGACGAGCTGAGGACGCAGAACCGGGcgatggaggagaagctcaTGCAGGGCGAGAGGGACCTGAACGATCAGATTGACAAGAACATGTCGCTGCTCAACCAGTTGGGCGAGGTCGATTCGGCGATCTCGAGCAGCCGCAAGCGCATTCGTGAGCTCGAGGCTGAAGTGGCGGCCCTGAAGGCCGAGGGCAAGGGCGCAGGCCTTGAGAGTAGCCGGTGGGCGGCCGAAGGCGAGAAGGCCCCTGGTGGAGGAAACGCCGGTCCGGCCGCAACGGAAGGTGAGGACCTTGGTTCATCCATTGAGGGAACG ATAGCAAGCATTCAGGAACAGCTTAAGCACATCCGCACGGCCAACGATGACTGGTATGACGAGCACCAACG ACTCATTCGGGAACTGGCCTCGGTGTCGCAACGCGCAACACCTGACCGAAGCCCCGCGATGACTCCGCAGCCGGAAAGGTCAAGCAGCAGTTCGGATGACAATCAGGCTGGTGAAGGAGCGTCGAGGTAA